A genomic stretch from Croceibacterium aestuarii includes:
- the lipA gene encoding lipoyl synthase: MNDLASAPRPERQRKPDWIRVKAPVSKGYNETRQLMRDLNLNTVCEEAACPNIGECWTKKHATVMILGDVCTRACAFCNVKTGMPRIVDPLEPEHVATAAAKLGLEHIVVTSVDRDDLPDGGAGQFVKVIEALRRETPGTTIEILTPDFRGKMRPAVEAICAAGPDVYNHNLETVPRLYPTIRPGARYYASLRLLEEVKAHDAAIFTKSGIMLGLGEARLEVHQVMDDMRSADVDFLTMGQYLQPTPKHAKVEEFVSPQVFDAYGSIARAKGFLQVASSPLTRSSYHAGDDFAEMKAAREAKLANQRV; encoded by the coding sequence ATGAACGACCTAGCGTCCGCACCTCGCCCAGAGCGGCAACGCAAGCCCGACTGGATCCGCGTCAAGGCGCCGGTCAGCAAGGGCTACAACGAGACGCGTCAGTTGATGCGCGATCTCAACCTCAACACGGTTTGTGAGGAAGCCGCTTGTCCGAACATCGGCGAGTGCTGGACCAAGAAGCACGCGACCGTGATGATCCTCGGCGACGTATGCACCCGCGCCTGCGCGTTCTGCAACGTCAAGACCGGCATGCCGCGTATCGTCGATCCGCTCGAGCCCGAGCACGTCGCGACCGCCGCGGCCAAGCTGGGCCTGGAACACATCGTGGTCACCAGCGTCGACCGCGACGACCTCCCGGACGGGGGCGCGGGGCAGTTCGTCAAGGTCATCGAGGCGCTGCGCCGCGAAACACCGGGCACGACGATCGAAATTCTTACGCCCGACTTTCGCGGTAAGATGCGCCCCGCGGTCGAGGCCATCTGCGCGGCCGGTCCCGACGTCTACAACCACAACCTGGAAACCGTGCCGCGGCTCTATCCGACGATACGTCCGGGGGCGCGCTACTACGCCTCGTTGCGCCTGCTCGAGGAGGTCAAGGCGCACGATGCGGCGATTTTCACCAAGTCCGGCATCATGCTCGGTCTGGGCGAAGCGCGGCTCGAGGTGCACCAGGTCATGGACGACATGCGCAGCGCCGATGTCGACTTTCTGACCATGGGCCAATACCTGCAGCCGACACCGAAACACGCCAAGGTCGAGGAATTCGTCAGTCCGCAAGTATTCGATGCCTATGGTTCGATAGCTCGCGCCAAGGGTTTCCTCCAAGTTGCCTCGAGTCCGCTAACACGGTCGAGCTATCATGCCGGCGACGATTTCGCCGAGATGAAAGCTGCACGCGAAGCCAAGCTGGCAAACCAGCGGGTCTGA
- a CDS encoding type II toxin-antitoxin system RatA family toxin has product MPGIRETRRLPYSCEEMFDLVADVERYGEFLPWVVATRVKSDSETEMVADMLVGFKALREKFTSKVFKKRPNEIEVVYVDGPLKDLDNTWTFEPTGDGGCEIHFCVDFQFKNMMFEALAGQYFDRAFRKMVAAFETRAEELYGKRSSSAQSVA; this is encoded by the coding sequence ATGCCGGGAATTCGCGAGACCCGGCGGCTGCCGTACAGCTGCGAGGAGATGTTCGACCTGGTGGCCGATGTCGAGCGCTATGGCGAGTTCCTCCCCTGGGTCGTCGCCACGCGGGTGAAGTCCGACAGCGAGACGGAAATGGTCGCGGATATGCTCGTGGGCTTCAAGGCACTGCGCGAAAAGTTCACTTCCAAGGTCTTTAAGAAGCGCCCGAACGAGATCGAGGTCGTCTACGTCGACGGCCCGTTAAAGGATCTCGACAACACCTGGACATTCGAGCCCACCGGCGACGGCGGATGCGAAATCCACTTCTGTGTGGATTTCCAGTTCAAGAATATGATGTTCGAGGCGCTGGCCGGACAATATTTCGATCGCGCGTTCCGCAAGATGGTCGCTGCATTCGAAACCCGCGCTGAAGAACTTTACGGCAAGAGGAGTTCGAGCGCGCAGAGCGTCGCCTGA
- a CDS encoding CinA family protein, translating into MSQSMLPDDVITLARRVIEENRAIGRKIALAESCTGGLVAAALTEIPGSSAVLDRGFVTYSNEAKQESLGVSSDVIDAFGAVSIACVYAMAQGALAHSDADVAVAISGIAGPEGGSEYKPVGTVVFARALRDSEEREAESRLFENEDRSGVRYQATLCALELLLP; encoded by the coding sequence ATGAGCCAATCCATGCTTCCCGACGACGTCATCACCCTCGCGCGCCGCGTGATCGAGGAAAACCGCGCGATCGGACGCAAGATCGCCTTGGCCGAAAGTTGCACGGGCGGCCTGGTCGCGGCCGCGCTGACCGAGATTCCTGGCTCGTCTGCGGTCCTCGACCGCGGATTCGTCACATATTCCAACGAGGCGAAGCAAGAATCGCTCGGGGTTTCCAGCGACGTGATCGATGCGTTCGGCGCCGTATCCATCGCTTGCGTCTACGCTATGGCGCAGGGAGCCCTGGCCCATAGCGATGCGGACGTGGCGGTCGCGATCAGCGGCATCGCCGGCCCCGAGGGGGGAAGCGAATACAAGCCGGTCGGCACGGTCGTATTCGCACGCGCGCTGCGCGACAGCGAAGAACGCGAAGCGGAATCGAGACTGTTCGAAAACGAGGACCGCAGCGGCGTGCGCTATCAGGCGACGCTCTGCGCGCTCGAACTCCTCTTGCCGTAA
- a CDS encoding bifunctional 2-C-methyl-D-erythritol 4-phosphate cytidylyltransferase/2-C-methyl-D-erythritol 2,4-cyclodiphosphate synthase, whose translation MASLPPFAAVVVAAGRGSRARQGVPKQFARWRGKPVIRHSVETFARLGAKPITVAIPADYEDLAGEALTGIEAVRLVAGGATRQKSVALALEAMTPSPAPAVLIHDAARPDLPTAVVGRLLAALERFGGAIPVLPVVDSLAIGRSGMMTGVAPREELWRVQTPQAFRFTEILAAHRAWQGEPNAGDDAQVAKAHGVEVEMIEGDERLHKLTYSRDFRSGAAMMRTGSGFDVHRLAEGEELWLCGLRIEHDKGLCGHSDADVGLHAVVDAILGAAALGDIGDHFPPSDPQWKGAPSARFVAHAVALAAQSGYAVGNVDLTLICEAPKIGPHREAMRGKLAELLGVDRSQVSIKATTTERLGFTGRGEGIAAQAVATLYSRENQDQ comes from the coding sequence ATGGCCAGCCTCCCGCCTTTCGCCGCTGTCGTCGTCGCCGCTGGCAGGGGATCGCGCGCTAGACAAGGTGTGCCGAAGCAATTCGCGCGCTGGCGCGGCAAGCCGGTGATACGGCACTCGGTCGAAACGTTTGCACGATTGGGGGCGAAGCCAATCACCGTCGCGATTCCCGCCGACTACGAAGACCTAGCCGGCGAGGCGCTAACCGGCATCGAAGCAGTTCGGCTCGTGGCAGGTGGCGCGACGAGACAGAAATCGGTCGCCCTTGCGCTGGAGGCGATGACGCCTTCCCCCGCCCCCGCCGTGCTGATCCACGACGCTGCCCGGCCTGACCTGCCGACCGCCGTGGTCGGCCGCTTGCTGGCAGCGTTGGAGCGTTTCGGCGGAGCCATTCCAGTCCTTCCGGTCGTCGACAGTCTTGCTATCGGCCGCTCGGGAATGATGACCGGAGTGGCGCCTCGCGAGGAATTGTGGCGGGTGCAGACGCCGCAGGCGTTTCGTTTCACCGAGATCCTTGCCGCACATCGTGCCTGGCAGGGCGAACCGAATGCCGGAGACGATGCCCAGGTCGCAAAGGCACACGGAGTCGAGGTGGAAATGATCGAGGGCGACGAACGACTTCACAAATTGACCTACTCGCGGGACTTCCGCAGTGGCGCTGCCATGATGCGCACCGGCTCCGGTTTCGACGTCCACCGACTGGCGGAGGGCGAGGAACTTTGGCTCTGCGGGCTGCGTATCGAGCACGACAAGGGCCTGTGCGGACACAGCGACGCCGATGTCGGCCTGCATGCCGTCGTCGACGCGATTCTGGGCGCGGCTGCCCTGGGAGATATCGGCGATCATTTCCCCCCAAGCGATCCGCAATGGAAAGGCGCGCCGTCCGCCCGCTTCGTGGCCCATGCCGTCGCCCTGGCGGCACAATCCGGTTATGCGGTGGGCAATGTCGACCTCACCCTGATTTGCGAAGCGCCCAAAATTGGCCCACATCGTGAGGCAATGCGCGGCAAGCTGGCTGAATTGCTGGGCGTCGATAGGTCGCAGGTGAGTATCAAGGCGACCACGACGGAACGACTGGGATTCACCGGGAGGGGCGAAGGAATTGCCGCGCAAGCGGTCGCAACGCTTTATTCGCGAGAGAATCAAGACCAATGA